Within Nesterenkonia sandarakina, the genomic segment GGTGTTCTGCGAGATCGCAGTTCGTCGCCGAATTTCTGTGCTGAACTTCGGTGGGGCGGCATCATCCGCAAGGACATCGCGAGTAGTCAAGGTGAGCTTCTCTCGGTTATCGACAGCCCCCAAGAGCAGGGCAGCATCTTTTCCGTGAGCCAACCCATCGAGAGTTGCATATGCGCGATCAAGCCCCATGGGTTCTGGCATGACAGGAACGATGACAAAGTCAGCGAAGTCGACCGCGGCCTGCATAACTTCTGCTTGACCCGGTGGAGTGTCAACGAAGACCCATGCAGTGCTTGTCTCTTTGCGGCGAAGCTTTGGCAGCGACACCGAGTGGACTTCGAACTCCAACGGCTCTCCTTCATCCTGTGCGCGAGAGGCCCATTCGGTAGCCGACCCTTGGATATCTGCGTCCCATAACTC encodes:
- a CDS encoding ParA family protein — translated: MRIAIVNSKGGVGKTTTAIYLATAAARDGRHVELWDADIQGSATEWASRAQDEGEPLEFEVHSVSLPKLRRKETSTAWVFVDTPPGQAEVMQAAVDFADFVIVPVMPEPMGLDRAYATLDGLAHGKDAALLLGAVDNREKLTLTTRDVLADDAAPPKFSTEIRRRTAISQNTYSRPHKLYGYETVYKELKEIAGE